AACTTTCAAGCCTTGATCGCGCCTGGTCATGTCTCGACGGTAATGGGACCGGAAGAATGGAATTTCGTAGCGGAGCAACATTGCATTCCGGTGGCGGTGGCTGGCTTCACGCCAACTACTCTGCTTGCTGCGTTATATTCTGTTTTGCGTCAAAATCTGGAACGACGGTTTTTTTTAGATAATTGCTACCCTGAGGTGGTACGTCCCGGCGGTAATCTCGTCGCTCGTCGGTTGCTGGATAATATCCTAGAGGTGGTCGCAGCACCGTGGCGTGGTATAGGCATTATTCCCGACTCGGGTTATGCTTTGCGTCATGAACATACCATTCATGATGCCCGCCGCGTCTTTCCCGTCGAGTGTGACGTGCGGATGCGACGCGGTGCTGACCTGATGCCTCCTGGGTGTGATTGCGCCGAGGTGGTGCTTGGTCGTCGAATTCCTAGTTCTTGCCGCCTTTACGGGACGGCTTGTTCTCCGCGTAATCCGGTCGGCCCATGTATGGTCTCCGAGGAAGGAGCATGTCGCGTTTGGTGGGCGAGTGGGCTTAGAATGCCACAGTTAAACGTTAGATATTAATTATCAAGGATCTCTAGACCCTTCGGGAGTGAGGGTCTTGTGAGGCCCGCTACCTCACCACGGCTAAAAGCCGTAGTGGTGCTCTCGTGGGCATCTGGTGATTGCTAAATTTTTAGGTTTCATGCTATACGTCAACCGAAGGTAGGGTTGTTTCAGGGGGCGGCACGGCGATGATCGTAGCATGTGGAGGTATCAAGGGCGGGGTGGGCAAAACCACCATCGCGGTACATCTTGCAGTCCTAGCCGCGATGGCTGGACGCGAGGTATTACTCATTGATGGCGATAGTCAGGGAAGTGCGTCCGACTTTACCGCCATCCGTCGCGAGGCGCGTGGAGGAGACACTGGTTATACTAATGTCCAACTTTCTGGAGCGGCCATTCGCGCTGAGGGTAT
This Gammaproteobacteria bacterium DNA region includes the following protein-coding sequences:
- a CDS encoding Hydrogenase maturation factor codes for the protein MVMTARDWLGRIHALPETSTVRVLNVCGGHERIISMAGLRAALPPWVELIPGPGCPVCICPEEDIHAAIQIALKEQVILVAFGDMLRVPVNVPKGELRSLEQAKAAGADVRPVASPLDAVTIARAVPDRLVVFFAAGFETTMAPVAAMIAQGLPNNFHLLLSGRRTWPAVAMLLNAGIANFQALIAPGHVSTVMGPEEWNFVAEQHCIPVAVAGFTPTTLLAALYSVLRQNLERRFFLDNCYPEVVRPGGNLVARRLLDNILEVVAAPWRGIGIIPDSGYALRHEHTIHDARRVFPVECDVRMRRGADLMPPGCDCAEVVLGRRIPSSCRLYGTACSPRNPVGPCMVSEEGACRVWWASGLRMPQLNVRY